One genomic window of Deltaproteobacteria bacterium HGW-Deltaproteobacteria-6 includes the following:
- a CDS encoding dihydroorotate dehydrogenase, which yields MAMEIAGLKLKNPVMTASGTFGYGEEYADYVDLNRLGGIVVKGLSLNPRLGNPPPRIIETSGGMLNAVGLQNIGVDVFIDEKLPFLRRYDVAVIANIYGESYSEYAQVARKLSRVQGVHALEVNVSCPNVKKGGLSFGSDPKAAAEVTRRVKAETDLPVIVKLTPNVADITAIAQAVEEAGADAVSLINTLTGMSIDLKTRTPHLKNITGGLSGPAIKPVALRMVWQVAQKVSVPIIGIGGIVTAEDALEFMIAGAKAVQIGTANFINPCATVEIIDGIGHYLRDRKIKSIKDIVGTLRT from the coding sequence ATGGCGATGGAAATTGCCGGATTGAAGCTGAAAAATCCGGTCATGACGGCATCCGGAACATTTGGCTACGGTGAAGAATATGCGGATTATGTGGACTTAAACCGGTTGGGCGGCATTGTGGTAAAAGGGCTGTCGCTCAATCCGCGTCTGGGCAATCCGCCGCCGCGGATCATTGAAACATCAGGCGGTATGCTGAATGCCGTGGGTTTGCAGAATATCGGCGTCGATGTGTTTATCGATGAGAAACTTCCCTTTTTACGCCGGTACGACGTCGCTGTCATTGCCAATATCTATGGTGAAAGTTATTCAGAATATGCGCAGGTCGCCCGAAAGCTGAGCAGGGTTCAGGGTGTTCACGCCCTGGAAGTCAATGTTTCCTGTCCGAATGTTAAAAAAGGAGGCTTGAGTTTCGGTTCCGATCCGAAAGCGGCGGCTGAAGTGACCCGCCGCGTGAAGGCTGAAACGGATTTGCCGGTGATCGTTAAACTCACGCCCAACGTCGCGGACATCACGGCTATTGCGCAGGCGGTCGAAGAAGCCGGGGCGGATGCGGTGTCCCTGATCAATACGCTTACCGGCATGTCCATTGATTTGAAAACGAGAACCCCGCATCTGAAAAATATTACCGGAGGCCTGTCCGGTCCGGCCATTAAACCGGTCGCGCTGAGGATGGTCTGGCAGGTGGCTCAAAAAGTATCTGTGCCGATTATCGGTATCGGTGGTATTGTGACGGCTGAGGATGCCCTGGAATTTATGATAGCGGGAGCCAAAGCAGTGCAAATCGGCACGGCCAATTTCATTAATCCCTGCGCGACAGTAGAAATCATTGACGGCATCGGGCATTACCTGCGTGACCGTAAAATAAAAAGCATAAAAGATATTGTTGGAACATTGCGCACATAA
- a CDS encoding PTS sorbose transporter subunit IIC, producing the protein MTESYDIALVRVDNRLVHGQILEAWVPFIEAKCIIVVDDNSSCDFFCETVIRMAVPSEIEVNICSVEDFAANYVYAQGNGKKTIVLFSNIADALKAYHLGFHFEKLNIGNIHHEDYKVCCAPSVFLCETEIQDVFKLLEDEGVAVELKRVPREKAVNIRDALKEFCQVKQ; encoded by the coding sequence TTGACGGAATCTTACGACATCGCTCTGGTGCGGGTGGACAACAGGCTTGTTCATGGCCAGATTCTGGAGGCCTGGGTGCCCTTCATCGAAGCGAAATGTATCATCGTCGTGGATGACAACTCTTCCTGTGATTTCTTCTGCGAGACAGTCATCCGGATGGCGGTTCCCAGTGAAATCGAAGTCAATATCTGCTCCGTGGAAGATTTTGCGGCCAATTACGTTTATGCTCAGGGTAACGGGAAAAAGACGATTGTATTGTTCAGCAATATTGCGGATGCCCTGAAGGCTTATCATTTGGGGTTTCATTTTGAAAAGCTCAATATCGGTAATATTCATCATGAAGACTATAAAGTCTGCTGCGCTCCTTCCGTTTTTTTATGCGAGACGGAAATTCAGGATGTCTTCAAGCTACTGGAAGATGAGGGCGTTGCCGTTGAACTGAAAAGAGTTCCGAGAGAAAAAGCCGTGAATATCAGGGATGCTTTAAAGGAGTTCTGTCAGGTAAAGCAATAG
- a CDS encoding dihydroorotate dehydrogenase electron transfer subunit: MAKDIYIGEVSANEEIQIDCFLMKVKLPLSFTEPLPGQFVMIRIAGLHDPFLSRPISIYAFSRGKSHCTLDLLYRVVGKGTQILAGLIKGSQVEISGPLGGSYSVEKSKKKMVLIAGGIGVAPLSLLAQYLCRTACHDADAMTFYLGAQTANAVVGLDHLRKYCYKIIVCTDDGTLGEKSLVTKAFQKDIKKYEPARTAVYACGPRPMLRSLSAILDDKYFCQVSLEERMACGVGACVGCAVAVKDDQGRKAYKRVCADGPVFDLQKVIWE; encoded by the coding sequence ATGGCTAAAGATATTTATATCGGAGAAGTATCCGCGAATGAGGAGATCCAGATCGATTGCTTTCTGATGAAGGTGAAACTGCCTTTGAGTTTTACTGAACCTCTGCCCGGGCAGTTTGTGATGATCCGCATTGCAGGCTTGCATGACCCCTTTCTGTCACGGCCCATCAGCATTTATGCATTTTCACGCGGCAAATCGCATTGCACCCTTGACCTGCTCTATCGGGTGGTCGGCAAGGGAACGCAAATATTGGCGGGCTTGATTAAAGGGTCGCAGGTCGAGATTTCCGGTCCGTTGGGCGGAAGCTATTCGGTGGAAAAAAGTAAGAAAAAAATGGTTTTGATTGCCGGAGGCATCGGTGTTGCGCCCTTGTCGCTGCTTGCTCAATATCTTTGCAGGACAGCCTGTCATGATGCGGACGCCATGACGTTTTATCTGGGCGCGCAGACAGCGAATGCTGTTGTCGGTCTCGACCATCTTCGCAAATATTGTTACAAGATCATCGTCTGTACGGATGACGGAACACTGGGTGAAAAATCACTGGTGACAAAAGCGTTTCAAAAAGACATTAAAAAATATGAACCTGCCCGGACGGCGGTTTATGCCTGCGGACCCCGGCCGATGCTCCGGTCTTTATCAGCAATCCTGGACGATAAATATTTCTGCCAGGTATCGCTGGAAGAACGCATGGCCTGCGGGGTGGGCGCCTGTGTGGGCTGTGCCGTGGCTGTTAAAGATGACCAGGGCCGGAAGGCATACAAGCGGGTGTGTGCGGACGGACCGGTTTTTGATCTTCAGAAAGTGATTTGGGAATAA
- the rimI gene encoding ribosomal-protein-alanine N-acetyltransferase yields MKKEDLQEIMAIERASFPAPWTEGMFLDEIRTKHAQCLIIKIEMEGKTFIAGYIIFWLVADEVHLHNLAVRNEFRRSGLACNMINLMKDIAAQVGITRHTLEVRESNHEAINLYRKCGFVVKGKRPHYYTDTHEDALIMWAGREQEKNNG; encoded by the coding sequence ATGAAAAAAGAAGATCTGCAGGAAATAATGGCGATTGAACGCGCGTCATTTCCAGCGCCTTGGACGGAAGGCATGTTTCTCGATGAAATCAGAACAAAGCATGCTCAGTGTCTGATTATTAAAATTGAGATGGAAGGGAAGACATTTATTGCCGGTTATATTATTTTCTGGTTGGTGGCCGACGAAGTTCATTTGCATAACCTGGCGGTCAGAAATGAATTCCGCAGATCCGGGCTTGCCTGCAATATGATAAATTTAATGAAAGATATTGCGGCGCAGGTGGGGATTACGCGGCATACCCTGGAAGTTCGCGAATCGAACCACGAGGCAATAAATCTTTACCGTAAATGCGGTTTTGTAGTAAAAGGAAAACGTCCTCATTATTACACCGACACCCATGAAGATGCCTTGATTATGTGGGCCGGAAGAGAACAGGAAAAAAATAATGGCTAA
- a CDS encoding PTS fructose transporter subunit IIA yields the protein MIGVLITTHGNLGNELIHAAESIKGPLKDVMHVCVEQTKGVEDLKKEIQNAIKKLDHGKGVLILTDLFGGTPSNISLSFMKEGKVEVVTGVNLPMLLKLSDVNEAITLNEFATFIKDYGKKNISLASEILSKKAIG from the coding sequence ATGATTGGTGTGCTTATCACAACGCACGGAAATCTGGGAAATGAGTTGATCCATGCGGCGGAGTCGATCAAGGGTCCGTTAAAAGATGTTATGCACGTTTGTGTTGAACAGACCAAAGGTGTGGAAGATTTGAAAAAAGAAATCCAAAACGCCATCAAGAAACTGGATCACGGCAAGGGCGTGTTGATTCTGACGGATCTTTTCGGCGGCACGCCTTCGAATATTTCTCTGTCTTTTATGAAGGAGGGTAAGGTAGAAGTGGTTACGGGGGTTAATCTACCCATGCTGCTCAAGTTGTCGGACGTTAATGAAGCGATCACGCTTAATGAGTTTGCCACTTTCATAAAAGATTACGGGAAAAAGAATATTTCGCTGGCCAGTGAAATATTAAGCAAAAAAGCAATCGGGTGA